A genomic window from Salvia miltiorrhiza cultivar Shanhuang (shh) chromosome 5, IMPLAD_Smil_shh, whole genome shotgun sequence includes:
- the LOC130985471 gene encoding caffeoylshikimate esterase-like produces MESGSTEFRYEEEFIYNSRGMKLFTCSWVPAHSEPKGLVFLCHGYGLECSVSLRGCGIRLAKAGYAVYGIDYQGHGKSSGLQCYIPNFDHLVNDCFHHFTSIYERQENKKIKKILMGESMGGAVALLLHIKAPSYWDMAVLVAPMCKFAEELKPHPVWISIGDMLSYVIPTWITPFGEVIDAAFRVPEIRDEVRRNPLCYKGGVRLGTATQLWKTSLELEARLEQVSLPFLLMHGAQDRVIHPSHTQLLHQRAPSTDKTFHLFPDMWHSLTIGELPQNIDIVFAHILSWLDARIS; encoded by the exons ATG GAATCAGGAAGCACTGAATTCAGATATGAAGAG gAATTCATTTATAATTCGAGAGGAATGAAGCTCTTCACATGTAGTTGGGTGCCTGCACATTCTGAGCCTAAAGGATTAGTCTTCTTGTGCCATGGATATGGCTTAGAGTGCAGTGTCTCCTTGAgag GGTGCGGTATTAGACTTGCAAAGGCTGGCTATGCAGTTTATGGCATTGACTACCAAGGCCATGGCAAGTCGTCTGGGCTTCAATGTTACATCCCTAATTTTGACCATCTTGTCAACGACTGCTTCCATCATTTCACTTCCATTTATG AAAGGCAAGAAAACAAGAAGATTAAGAAGATATTAATGGGGGAATCAATGGGAGGCGCTGTAGCTCTCCTCCTACACATCAAGGCGCCAAGCTATTGGGATATGGCTGTGCTCGTAGCACCTATGTGTAAG TTTGCTGAGGAGTTGAAGCCACACCCAGTGTGGATCAGTATTGGAGACATGCTTAGTTATGTGATCCCCACATGGATTACTCCATTTGGAGAAGTTATTGATGCAGCCTTCAGGGTTCCAGAGATAAGGGATGAG GTGAGAAGGAATCCGCTATGCTACAAAGGTGGTGTTCGTTTGGGTACTGCAACACAACTGTGGAAGACGAGCTTAGAACTGGAGGCGAGACTAGAGCAGGTGTCGCTACCCTTCCTGCTTATGCATGGCGCCCAAGATCGCGTTATTCATCCCTCCCACACCCAACTTCTCCATCAACGCGCCCCTTCCACCGACAAAACTTTCCACTTATTTCCCGACATGTGGCATTCTCTCACCATCGGAGAATTGCCTCAAAACATCGACATTGTCTTCGCACACATTCTCTCTTGGCTAGATGCCAGAATTTCTTAA
- the LOC130985473 gene encoding protein E6-like, with protein sequence MASPAMKLSLFLLLTLFSSLHSHARDSQFFNKIPSTTNNVAVPNNKEASTNQQEPNFLPENENSYGLYGHESGQNPPSTAAATTTTTPAAEFKQPVNKYLPKNYNPVAYVTHPESDVNQGTAAFPEESSFSATHPDNDNNRNNYYSGAQNYYNNNQQQQEEDTEFRSYPAAANNGDNAAGNFYYNGGSSFNSQPQGQSEGAATFSNGRNSFQPQGQSEGAATFSSRRNSFQPQGMSDTRYLENGKYYYDLNSEKYSSNHPYETLRGARPQNEFNNRNFYGNNAYEFNGDNSMGGYQNREEFQDDENMP encoded by the coding sequence ATGGCTTCCCCCGCCATGAAACTCtccctcttcctcctcctcacCCTCTTCTCCTCTCTGCATAGCCATGCAAGAGACAGCCAGTTCTTCAACAAAATCCCCAGCACCACCAACAACGTTGCTGTCCCCAACAACAAAGAAGCTTCCACCAATCAGCAAGAGCCCAATTTCCTCCCGGAAAACGAGAACAGCTACGGCCTCTACGGCCACGAGTCCGGCCAAAACCCtccctccaccgccgccgccaccaccaccaccacccccgCCGCCGAATTCAAACAACCCGTCAACAAATACCTCCCCAAGAACTACAACCCGGTGGCCTACGTCACCCATCCCGAATCTGACGTAAACCAAGGCACCGCCGCCTTCCCCGAGGAAAGCAGCTTCAGCGCCACCCATCCCGACAACGACAACAACAGAAACAATTATTACAGCGGCGCGCAGAATTACTACAACAACAACCAGCAGCAGCAAGAGGAGGATACCGAGTTCAGAAGCTACCCCGCCGCCGCCAACAACGGAGACAACGCCGCCGGCAACTTCTACTACAATGGCGGGAGCAGCTTCAACAGCCAGCCGCAGGGGCAGAGCGAGGGCGCCGCCACCTTCAGCAACGGCCGCAACTCCTTCCAGCCGCAGGGGCAGAGCGAGGGCGCTGCCACCTTCAGCAGCCGTCGCAACTCCTTCCAGCCTCAAGGAATGAGCGACACGCGCTACTTGGAAAACGGCAAGTATTACTACGACCTTAACTCCGAGAAATACAGCAGCAATCACCCCTACGAGACCTTGCGAGGCGCTCGCCCCCAAAATGAATTCAACAACAGAAACTTCTACGGAAACAATGCGTATGAGTTCAACGGCGACAACTCCATGGGAGGATACCAGAACAGGGAAGAGTTCCAGGATGACGAAAACATGCCTTGA
- the LOC130985472 gene encoding uncharacterized protein LOC130985472 codes for MQIQSSNILAIIFNSFILSLTSTTTNTMDNTSWEQKLHALTHILTSPTHAPPLHSQIFIATQIPCYLDWDYPPLLCRRAASSAPPLMRWAFSQFIKRGRRWGLPETSWRCKCPYQLPPPLLLAKGVGAAEWGEEERRRYARSRFRRRRLGNDINPLIPILVPNILLLSLLFWAPVSLQD; via the coding sequence ATGCAGATACAAAGCAGTAATATTTTAGCAATTATATTTAATAGTTTCATCCTATCTCTCACATCAACCACAACAAACACGATGGACAATACGAGTTGGGAGCAAAAACTCCACGCGCTGACTCACATCCTAACCAGCCCAACTCACGCGCCGCCGCTCCACTCTCAGATATTCATCGCCACCCAAATCCCCTGCTACCTCGATTGGGACTACCCCCCGCTCCTCTGCCGGCGCGCCGCCTCATCGGCGCCTCCGCTCATGAGATGGGCCTTCTCTCAGTTCATCAAAAGGGGCCGCAGATGGGGGCTGCCGGAGACCTCGTGGAGGTGCAAATGCCCCTATCAATTGCCTCCGCCGCTGTTGTTGGCCAAAGGGGTGGGTGCCGCCGAGTGGGGCGAGGAGGAGAGGAGAAGATATGCGAGGTCCAGATTCAGACGGAGAAGGCTGGGGAACGACATTAATCCATTGATTCCAATCCTTGTTCCTAATATCTTGTTGCTCTCGCTTTTGTTTTGGGCTCCCGTTTCTCTCCAAGATTGA